Proteins encoded in a region of the Geobacillus genomosp. 3 genome:
- a CDS encoding FeoA family protein: MVLTDLHKGETAVVVRLAIEHEAVKQRLLHLGVKEGKTVRLKTAMPFGGPVMIEVDGQAIGLRRKEASSIEVG, from the coding sequence ATGGTGCTGACCGATTTGCATAAAGGGGAAACAGCGGTCGTTGTCCGGTTGGCGATTGAACATGAAGCGGTGAAGCAGCGTCTTCTTCACCTCGGGGTGAAAGAAGGAAAAACGGTGCGGCTGAAAACCGCGATGCCGTTCGGCGGACCGGTGATGATCGAAGTCGACGGACAGGCGATCGGCTTGCGGCGCAAAGAGGCGTCGTCGATCGAGGTGGGCTAA